A DNA window from Archocentrus centrarchus isolate MPI-CPG fArcCen1 chromosome 15, fArcCen1, whole genome shotgun sequence contains the following coding sequences:
- the sf3b5 gene encoding splicing factor 3B subunit 5 produces the protein MTDRYNIHSQLEHLQSKYIGTGHADTSKWEWLVNQHRDSYCSYMGHFDLLNYFAVAENESKARVRFNLMEKMLQPCGPPADKPDDA, from the coding sequence ATGACAGACCGTTACAACATCCACAGTCAGCTTGAGCATCTTCAATCCAAGTATATTGGCACAGGACACGCCGACACCAGCAAGTGGGAATGGCTGGTCAATCAGCATCGTGACTCTTACTGCTCCTACATGGGACATTTTGACCTGCTCAATTACTTTGCTGTGGCTGAGAATGAGAGCAAAGCACGTGTCCGCTTCAACCTTATGGAGAAGATGCTTCAGCCATGTGGCCCACCAGCAGATAAACCTGATGATGCCTAG